One stretch of Zingiber officinale cultivar Zhangliang chromosome 6B, Zo_v1.1, whole genome shotgun sequence DNA includes these proteins:
- the LOC121988887 gene encoding ARF guanine-nucleotide exchange factor GNOM-like, translating into MGRRGMQNSTIEDASPGAGDLACVICSEVSAVLAVMRRNVRWGSQYESSDDDAAMEHSLIRSLKSLRRQVFYWGDALSPWSSIEPSLYLRPFLDVVCFDETSAPITGVALSSIYKILMLDTLDPGAGTGVDAAMHLVIEAVTSCRFEVTDPASEEAVLMKILQVLLAIMRSRGSSVLSDQHVCTVVNTCFRVVHQAGTKGELLQRFSRQTMHELIRCIFSRLPDLKAGAESLSAKPEMGAIDKDQAFQINEEDNANSTVGPASTGAEDNHAPGPESPIGEQIIVEPYGIPCMLEIFHFLCSLLNVDDHIGITRGTNQIAIYEDVPLFALGMINTVIELGGPSISKHQMLLSLIQDELFRNLMQLGLSMSPLILSMVCSIVLNLYRQLRTELKLQVEAFFSCVILRVAQSRYGATYQQQEVAMEALVDFCRQRTFMAEMYANFDCDISSSNIFEELSNLLSKSAFPVNRPLASTHLLALDGLIAIVKEMSNRIENAPLPSEKTMLELEAFSPFWTVKCEDYSDPDKWVKFVSHMKHIKRKLMIVADHFNRDPKKGLEFLKGTGLLPENLDPHSVACFFRYTAGLDKNLVGDFLGNHDEFCVQVLHEFVRTFDFQNLNLDTALRLFLDTFRLPGESQKIQRVLEAFSERYFEQSPEILVDKDAALVLAYSLILLNTDQHNVQVKKKMTEEDFIHNNRRINGGNDLPREYLSELYHSICRNEIRTIPEQGSVFSEIYQHWINLIGKSKKTSPYIACDSRPLLDHQMFTIMSGPTVAAISVVFDNAEHEEILLTCIDGFLAVAKISAGYHLEDVLDDLVVSLCKFTTLLDSSFVEEPVTIFADDMKARLALETVFSIANSYGDYIHNSWRNILDCILRLHKLGLLPACITSDATDDSETSLDSVPGKFTSSSLSTSQVQMVTPRKSSGLIGRFSQLLSFEIEEPKLEPDEQQLAAHQRTLQIIEKCHINNIFMESKFLHADSLMQIARALIAAGHCQKVRNSPDVEDTAVFCLELLVAITLNNRDRIGLLWQGIYEHIANIVQSTTMPCVLVEKAVFGLLRICQRLLPYKENLIDELLRSLQLILKLDARVADAYCESITQEITQLVKANATHMKSQVGWGTIISLLSITARHPEASEVGFEALLFIMSEGAHISLANYILLIEASRHFAESHVGITDRSVRAVDLMAESFNCLVYWSSEIRDAGEEADRISEGIREMWKRLVQALRKSCLDQREKVRNQALLSLQKCLVGAEGICLLPSSWMWAFDLVIFTMLDDLLEIVQNHSPKKYQNMEDTLVHAIKLLSRVFLQLVQELSQQSSFCKLWLGVIGRMEKYIKIKVRGRKIEKLQELIPELLKNILFVMKSKGILSKRSTTDVDNLWELTWLHINNVSPLLQSEVFPVQGMEQIHSGVQTDLSSPRLVAGPSVG; encoded by the exons ATGGGCCGACGAGGGATGCAGAATTCCACCATCGAGGATGCATCTCCAGGCGCCGGGGATCTCGCCTGCGTTATATGCTCGGAGGTGAGCGCAGTTCTCGCCGTGATGCGCAGAAACGTGCGGTGGGGCAGCCAGTATGAGTCCTCCGACGACGACGCCGCAATGGAGCACTCCCTCATACGGTCTCTCAAGTCACTCCGCCGGCAGGTTTTTTATTGGGGGGACGCTCTCAGCCCTTGGAGTTCCATCGAACCCTCCCTCTATCTCCGACCGTTTCTCGATGTGGTCTGCTTCGACGAGACCAGTGCTCCTATTACTGGCGTCGCGCTGTCCTCGATATACAAAATCCTTATGCTGGACACACTGGATCCTGGGGCTGGCACCGGAGTGGATGCTGCTATGCATTTGgtgatcgaggctgtcaccagctgcCGGTTTGAGGTGACGGACCCCGCGTCGGAGGAGGCTGTGCTGATGAAGATCCTCCAGGTTCTGCTCGCAATAATGCGGAGCCGAGGGTCCTCTGTGCTCAGTGATCAGCATGTCTGCACGGTTGTCAACACGTGCTTCCGTGTTGTCCACCAGGCGGGCACCAAAGGGGAGTTGCTGCAGAGGTTCTCACGTCAGACCATGCATGAGCTCATCCGATGCATCTTCTCGCGCTTGCCTGATCTCAAGGCTGGTGCTGAATCTCTTTCTGCCAAGCCAGAG ATGGGTGCCATTGACAAAGATCAAGCTTTTCAGATCAACGAAGAAGATAATGCAAATTCCACTGTTGGACCTGCAAGCACAGGTGCGGAAGACAACCATGCACCAGGGCCAGAATCTCCAATTGGAGAGCAAATTATAGTTGAACCATATGGAATCCCTTGCATGCTGGAAATATTCCACTTTTTGTGTTCCCTTTTGAATGTAGACGACCATATTGGAATAACTCGTGGAACAAATCAGATAGCAATTTATGAGGATGTGCCACTTTTTGCTCTTGGAATGATTAATACAGTCATTGAATTAGGGGGTCCATCAATAAGCAAGCATCAAATGCTACTATCATTGATTCAAGATGAGTTGTTTAGGAATTTGATGCAGCTTGGGTTGTCCATGAGTCCGCTTATTTTGTCCATGGTTTGCAGCATTGTTCTGAACCTCTATAGGCAGTTGCGCACAGAACTCAAATTGCAGGTGGAGGCATTCTTCTCTTGTGTGATCCTGAGGGTTGCACAAAGCCGATATGGGGCTACTTACCAACAGCAAGAGGTAGCCATGGAAGCTCTTGTGGACTTCTGCAGGCAGAGAACATTTATGGCAGAAATGTATGCCAACTTTGATTGTGACATATCCTCTAGCAATATTTTTGAAGAACTTTCTAACCTTCTATCAAAGAGTGCATTTCCTGTTAATCGCCCTCTAGCTTCCACACATCTTCTGGCGTTGGATGGCTTAATTGCCATTGTTAAGGAAATGTCCAATAGGATTGAAAATGCACCTCTTCCTTCAGAAAAGACAATGTTAGAACTTGAGGCATTTTCTCCCTTTTGGACAGTGAAATGTGAAGACTACTCTGATCCAGACAAGTGGGTTAAATTTGTCAGTCATATGAAGCACATCAAAAGAAAATTAATGATTGTTGCTGATCATTTCAATAGAGACCCCAAGAAAGGATTAGAGTTTCTTAAAGGAACTGGCCTCTTGCCTGAAAATCTTGATCCCCATAGTGTGGCATGCTTCTTCAGATATACAGCTGGATTGGATAAAAACCTTGTGGGGGATTTCTTGGGAAATCATGATGAATTTTGTGTGCAGGTGCTGCATGAGTTTGTCCGCACTTTTGATTTCCAGAATTTGAATTTGGATACTGCTCTGCGACTTTTTCTGGATACCTTCCGGTTGCCTGGTGAATCTCAGAAAATTCAGAGAGTTCTTGAGGCTTTCTCAGAGAGATACTTCGAACAATCACCAGAGATTCTTGTTGACAAAGATGCTGCCCTTGTGCTGGCTTATTCACTTATACTGCTCAATACAGATCAACACAATGTCCAGGTTAAGAAGAAGATGACTGAAGAGGATTTTATCCATAACAATCGTCGCATTAATGGTGGAAATGACCTTCCAAGGGAGTATCTGTCCGAACTCTATCACTCAATATGCAGGAATGAGATAAGGACAATTCCTGAACAAGGTTCTGTTTTTTCAGAAATTTATCAACATTGGATTAATCTTATCGGAAAGTCCAAGAAGACGTCTCCTTATATCGCTTGTGATTCCCGTCCTCTACTTGATCATCAAATGTTCACAATCATGTCAGGCCCCACAGTTGCTGCTATATCAGTAGTTTTTGATAATGCTGAACATGAAGAAATTCTTTTGACATGTATAGATGGCTTCTTGGCTGTGGCAAAGATCTCAGCAGGTTACCATCTAGAAGATGTTTTAGATGATTTAGTAGTATCGCTATGCAAATTCACAACACTCTTGGACTCTTCTTTTGTTGAGGAACCAGTGACCATCTTTGCAGACGACATGAAAGCTAGATTAGCGCTTGAGACAGTTTTCAGCATAGCAAATTCATATGGAGACTACATACATAATAGCTGGAGAAATATCCTTGATTGCATATTGAGATTGCACAAGTTGGGTCTTCTTCCTGCTTGTATTACTAGTGATGCTACTGATGATTCTGAAACTTCTCTAGATTCGGTTCCCGGAAAGTTTACTTCTAGCTCACTTTCCACCTCTCAAGTTCAAATGGTCACTCCCCGTAAGTCCTCTGGGTTAATAGGGAGATTTAGCCAGCTGTTATCTTTTGAAATTGAAGAACCAAAGTTGGAACCAGATGAACAGCAGCTTGCTGCTCATCAGAGAACACTGCAGATAATAGAGAAGTGTCACATCAACAATATATTTATGGAAAGCAAGTTTTTACATGCTGATTCACTAATGCAGATTGCTAGGGCCCTAATTGCAGCTGGTCATTGTCAGAAAGTTAGAAATTCACCTGATGTTGAAGACACTGCAGTTTTCTGCTTGGAGTTGCTTGTTGCTATCACACTAAACAACCGAGATAGAATTGGACTTCTCTGGCAAGGTATATATGAGCACATTGCCAATATAGTTCAGTCTACTACAATGCCTTGTGTTCTTGTGGAAAAGGCAGTTTTTGGACTCCTAAGAATATGCCAGCGATTACTACCTTACAAGGAGAACCTGATCGATGAGCTTTTAAGATCACTGCAATTGATTTTAAAGCTTGATGCACGTGTTGCTGATGCTTACTGTGAGAGTATTACTCAGGAAATCACACAGCTTGTGAAGGCAAATGCAACCCATATGAAATCACAGGTTGGTTGGGGGACCATAATTTCGTTGCTCTCCATCACAGCCCGCCATCCAGAAGCTTCAGAAGTGGGTTTTGAGGCACTATTGTTCATTATGTCTGAAGGGGCTCACATTTCACTAGCCAACTATATTCTTTTGATTGAAGCTTCACGTCATTTTGCAGAATCTCATGTTGGGATAACAGATAGATCAGTACGTGCTGTAGATCTAATGGCAGAGTCCTTCAATTGTCTTGTTTATTGGTCTTCTGAGATTAGAGATGCTGGTGAGGAAGCTGACAGAATTTCAGAGGGAATCAGAGAGATGTGGAAAAGGCTTGTCCAAGCACTGAGAAAGAGCTGCCTGGATCAGAGAGAGAAAGTAAGGAATCAGGCTTTGTTATCTTTGCAGAAATGCTTGGTAGGTGCTGAAGGAATATGCCTCTTACCTTCATCTTGGATGTGGGCCTTTGATCTAGTTATATTTACTATGCTTGATGATTTACTGGAGATTGTACAAAACCATTCACCAAAAAAATACCAAAACATGGAGGACACCCTTGTGCATGCCATAAAATTGCTATCAAGGGTGTTTTTGCAGCTAGTTCAAGAGCTTTCTCAGCAGAGTAGTTTCTGCAAGCTGTGGTTAGGGGTTATTGGGCGGATGGAGAAATACATCAAAATTAAGGTGCGAGGTAGGAAAATTGAGAAACTTCAAGAACTGATTCCTGAACTTCTGAAGAATATTTTGTTTGTCATGAAATCAAAGGGGATCCTTTCAAAGAGGAGCACCACAGATGTGGATAATTTGTGGGAGTTGACATGGCTTCATATAAACAATGTTTCTCCTCTATTGCAATCTGAAGTTTTCCCTGTTCAGGGAATGGAACAAATACATTCAGGTGTTCAGACTGACCTGAGTAGTCCTAGGCTAGTGGCTGGGCCTTCTGTTGGTTAG